One genomic region from Gemmobacter aquarius encodes:
- a CDS encoding OmpP1/FadL family transporter, giving the protein MSKILMGAAASLLCSTALGHAGGVERSIFNPGFLFEDGNYVELSFGSVAPTVSGTFFVSSGDMADSFTVLSGSMKQQVSDKFALGLMIDQPAGANVTYPSGTGYPFAGATAEITTTQVTGIGLYSFSDNFSAYAGLRASLAKGTVDNIPLPSPPFPVSSYDMQTQSNVAYGYLVGAAYERPDIALRVSLTYVSDLTHGFTATDTLGPGAGFDTTIPQSWNLDFQTGVAAGTLVFGSIRWRDWSSFNIVPRGLVPLSTNNRDTVTYTLGVGRKFTDSLSGAVSIGYEPPVGGAAGNLAPTDGFKSVTLAAIYTMPAGAKITVGATYGQIGDAYTNIGPAQSSFTDNDYAGVGVKVGWNF; this is encoded by the coding sequence ATGTCCAAGATCCTGATGGGCGCAGCCGCATCTTTGCTGTGCAGCACGGCGCTCGGCCACGCCGGTGGCGTCGAAAGATCGATCTTCAACCCCGGCTTCCTGTTCGAGGACGGAAACTACGTCGAACTCAGCTTCGGCAGCGTCGCACCGACCGTGTCGGGCACCTTCTTCGTCAGCTCCGGCGATATGGCAGACAGCTTCACCGTCCTCTCTGGCTCGATGAAACAGCAGGTCAGCGACAAATTCGCGCTCGGTCTCATGATCGACCAGCCCGCAGGCGCGAATGTCACCTATCCGTCCGGAACCGGCTACCCCTTCGCGGGCGCCACTGCCGAGATCACGACAACGCAAGTGACCGGCATCGGCCTGTACAGTTTTTCCGACAATTTCAGTGCCTACGCCGGTCTGCGTGCCAGCCTCGCCAAGGGTACGGTCGACAATATCCCCCTGCCCTCGCCGCCCTTCCCGGTGTCGAGCTATGACATGCAGACGCAATCGAACGTGGCTTACGGCTACCTCGTCGGGGCCGCCTACGAACGCCCCGACATCGCGCTGCGCGTTTCCTTGACCTATGTCTCGGACCTGACCCACGGCTTTACCGCAACCGATACGCTCGGGCCGGGCGCAGGGTTCGACACCACGATCCCGCAGTCCTGGAACCTCGACTTCCAGACCGGTGTTGCAGCCGGTACTCTGGTCTTCGGCTCGATCCGCTGGCGCGACTGGTCCAGCTTCAACATCGTTCCGCGTGGCCTCGTGCCGCTCTCGACCAACAACCGCGACACGGTGACTTACACGCTCGGCGTCGGGCGGAAATTCACCGACAGCCTGTCGGGCGCCGTGTCGATCGGCTACGAACCGCCCGTCGGCGGCGCTGCCGGTAACCTCGCCCCGACCGATGGCTTCAAAAGCGTGACGCTGGCTGCGATCTACACCATGCCCGCCGGTGCCAAAATCACCGTGGGCGCCACCTATGGCCAGATCGGCGATGCCTACACCAACATCGGCCCCGCCCAATCCAGCTTTACCGACAACGACTACGCCGGCGTCGGCGTGAAAGTCGGCTGGAACTTCTGA
- a CDS encoding ATPase, producing MIYKTGADFLGAGQKRVLLFGMSGLGKTHLSNLLREAGGWFHYSIDYRIGTRYMGEFIADNFKREAMKVPLLRELLMTDSVYIASNITFDNLAPLSTYLGKPGDPARGGVPFAEYAKRQAQHRDAEISALLDTPRFIDRAHDIYGYSNFVCDSGGSICEVVDAANPADPVMKTLSDTLLLVWIKGSEAHREELKRRFDRAPKPMYYQPDFLRALWAEYTDGKDAAAVDPDAFLRFGYARLLEHRQPRYAAMAKWGLTVTAEEVATVKDAAGFHALIATALDRHAAAA from the coding sequence ATGATCTACAAAACCGGAGCAGATTTCCTTGGCGCGGGCCAGAAACGCGTCCTCCTTTTCGGCATGTCGGGCCTTGGCAAGACGCATCTGTCGAACTTGTTGCGTGAAGCGGGCGGCTGGTTCCACTATTCCATCGATTACCGCATCGGCACCCGCTACATGGGCGAATTCATCGCCGACAATTTCAAGCGCGAGGCGATGAAGGTTCCGCTCCTGCGCGAACTTCTTATGACCGACTCGGTCTATATCGCGTCCAACATCACATTCGACAATCTCGCGCCGCTTTCCACCTATCTCGGCAAACCGGGCGATCCCGCACGCGGCGGCGTTCCCTTCGCCGAATATGCCAAGCGCCAAGCCCAGCACCGCGATGCCGAAATCTCGGCCCTGCTAGACACGCCGCGCTTCATCGACCGCGCGCATGACATCTACGGCTATTCCAATTTCGTCTGCGACTCGGGCGGGTCGATCTGCGAAGTCGTCGATGCCGCGAACCCCGCCGATCCGGTGATGAAGACGCTGTCCGACACCCTGCTCCTTGTCTGGATCAAAGGCTCCGAAGCCCACCGCGAAGAACTGAAGCGCCGCTTCGACCGCGCGCCCAAGCCGATGTATTACCAGCCCGATTTCCTGCGCGCCCTCTGGGCCGAATACACCGATGGCAAGGACGCCGCAGCCGTAGACCCCGATGCCTTCCTGCGCTTCGGCTACGCCCGCCTTCTGGAACACCGCCAGCCCCGCTATGCCGCCATGGCCAAATGGGGCCTCACCGTCACCGCCGAAGAGGTCGCAACCGTCAAGGATGCGGCGGGCTTCCACGCGCTGATCGCTACCGCACTCGATCGCCACGCCGCTGCCGCCTAA
- the metA gene encoding homoserine O-acetyltransferase MetA has protein sequence MPITLPESLPAYDVLRNEGVSVMSPERAARQDIRPLRIGLLNLMPKKIQTENQFARLIGATPLQIDLHLIRMTEHQTRNTAAEHMETFYRPFQDVKGEKFDGLIITGAPIEHLPFHEVTYWSELEQVMDWTQTNVQSTFGVCWGGMAMINHFHGVEKHMLPAKAFGCFRHRNLCPTSPFLRGFSDDFVIPVSRWTEMRQAEIDARPALTTLLGSDEVGPCLVEDPAHRALYIFNHFEYDSDTLKQEYDRDIANGTPINVPANYYPDDNPAMPPLNRWRSHAHLLYGNWINEIYQSTPYEIEKIGT, from the coding sequence ATGCCCATTACCCTGCCCGAGAGCCTGCCCGCCTATGACGTTCTGCGGAACGAGGGCGTCTCGGTCATGTCGCCCGAACGCGCCGCGCGTCAGGATATCCGCCCCTTGCGGATCGGCCTGTTGAACCTGATGCCCAAGAAGATCCAGACCGAGAACCAATTCGCCCGACTGATCGGGGCCACGCCCTTGCAGATCGACCTGCACCTGATCCGCATGACCGAACACCAGACGCGCAACACCGCCGCCGAACACATGGAAACCTTCTACCGCCCGTTTCAGGACGTGAAGGGGGAAAAGTTCGACGGCCTCATCATCACCGGCGCGCCCATCGAACACCTGCCCTTCCACGAAGTCACCTATTGGTCCGAACTTGAGCAGGTGATGGACTGGACCCAGACCAACGTCCAATCCACCTTCGGCGTCTGCTGGGGCGGAATGGCGATGATCAACCACTTCCACGGCGTCGAAAAGCACATGCTGCCCGCGAAAGCCTTCGGCTGCTTCCGCCACCGCAACCTTTGCCCCACCTCGCCCTTCCTGCGCGGCTTTTCCGATGATTTCGTCATCCCCGTGTCGCGCTGGACCGAGATGCGGCAAGCGGAAATCGACGCCCGCCCCGCCCTGACCACGCTGCTCGGGTCCGACGAGGTCGGGCCCTGCCTCGTCGAAGACCCCGCCCACCGCGCGCTCTATATCTTCAACCATTTCGAATATGACAGCGACACGCTGAAACAGGAATACGACCGCGACATTGCCAATGGCACGCCGATCAACGTGCCTGCCAATTACTATCCCGATGACAATCCCGCGATGCCGCCGCTCAATCGCTGGAGAAGCCACGCCCACCTTCTATATGGTAACTGGATAAACGAGATTTACCAGTCCACGCCCTATGAGATTGAAAAGATTGGCACGTAG
- a CDS encoding alpha/beta fold hydrolase, with the protein MRLKRLARSLAFAAALIATASAATVYRAKAREARSLRDHPPEGQFVQVGDARVHVLVKGDGPDLILIHGASGSSRDFSFDLIDRLSPRYRVIAFDRPGLGHSDPLPDGEASLAAQVTVLKAAADQLGATKPILVGQSYGGTVALSWALDHPAAALVTISSPSLPWPGTLDPWYRLNERPYARAILTELAAAWVPEAYVNAAVTAVFAPQPVPEGYLAHLGNDLTLRQTALSANVQQINTLRPQVVAFEHRLSTLTLPFEMVHGDADTIVPLSIHSGPLSQRLPNARLTVLPGVGHMPHHTNPEAVVAAIDRAAARAGLR; encoded by the coding sequence ATGAGATTGAAAAGATTGGCACGTAGCCTCGCCTTCGCCGCAGCCCTGATCGCCACCGCCTCGGCGGCGACCGTCTACCGCGCCAAGGCCCGCGAAGCGCGCTCCTTGCGCGACCACCCGCCCGAAGGGCAATTCGTCCAGGTGGGCGATGCCCGCGTGCATGTGCTCGTCAAGGGCGATGGCCCCGACCTGATCCTGATCCACGGCGCTTCGGGTTCATCGCGCGATTTCAGTTTCGACCTGATCGACCGCCTTTCCCCCCGCTACCGCGTCATCGCCTTCGACCGCCCCGGCCTTGGCCATTCCGACCCGCTGCCCGATGGCGAAGCCTCGCTCGCCGCCCAGGTCACCGTGCTCAAGGCCGCCGCCGACCAGCTTGGCGCGACCAAGCCCATCCTCGTCGGTCAAAGCTACGGCGGCACGGTTGCGCTGTCATGGGCGCTCGACCACCCCGCAGCCGCCCTCGTCACCATCTCGTCGCCCTCGCTGCCGTGGCCCGGCACGCTCGATCCGTGGTATCGGCTGAACGAACGTCCCTACGCACGGGCCATCCTGACCGAACTCGCCGCCGCCTGGGTGCCCGAGGCTTACGTGAACGCCGCCGTCACCGCCGTCTTCGCGCCCCAGCCCGTGCCCGAAGGCTACCTCGCCCATCTCGGCAACGACCTGACTCTGCGCCAGACCGCGCTTTCGGCAAACGTCCAGCAGATCAATACCCTGCGCCCGCAGGTCGTGGCCTTTGAACACCGTCTGTCCACGCTTACCCTGCCCTTCGAAATGGTGCATGGCGACGCTGACACAATCGTGCCGCTCTCGATCCACTCCGGCCCGCTGTCGCAACGCCTGCCCAACGCCCGTCTGACCGTGCTGCCCGGTGTCGGCCACATGCCGCACCACACCAACCCCGAAGCCGTCGTCGCAGCCATTGACCGCGCCGCCGCCCGTGCCGGATTGCGCTAG
- the ppk2 gene encoding polyphosphate kinase 2, with the protein MMSDLPFDGAITRYFTKDAPKAVRKAIEKAGKDDIITPSYPYREEMKRKDYDATIEGLQRQLVRMQADIKATGKRVIVIFEGRDAAGKGGTIDTMRENLNPRVANVVALSKPSDREAASWYFQRYIDWLPAAGEMVMFDRSWYNRGIVEHVFGFCTADQRAKFFRQLPDFERMLVDEGITLVKLWLEVGRAEQLRRFLAREGDPLKQWKLSSIDIDGLGKWDAYSQAIDETMQKSHFDHAPWTVILSDDKKRARIAAIQTVLLAVDYKGRDKALIGTPDPAICGTPDLRPKD; encoded by the coding sequence ATGATGTCCGATCTTCCCTTCGACGGCGCAATCACCCGCTACTTCACCAAAGACGCGCCAAAAGCGGTCCGCAAAGCCATCGAGAAAGCGGGCAAGGACGACATCATTACCCCAAGCTATCCCTACCGCGAGGAGATGAAGCGCAAGGACTACGACGCGACGATCGAGGGGCTGCAACGCCAGCTCGTCCGCATGCAGGCCGACATAAAGGCCACTGGCAAGCGCGTCATCGTCATCTTCGAAGGCCGCGATGCAGCTGGCAAGGGCGGCACCATCGACACCATGCGCGAAAACCTCAACCCCCGCGTTGCCAATGTCGTGGCGCTCTCCAAACCCTCGGACCGCGAAGCCGCAAGCTGGTATTTCCAACGCTACATCGACTGGCTGCCCGCTGCGGGCGAAATGGTGATGTTCGACCGCTCGTGGTACAACCGCGGCATCGTCGAACATGTCTTCGGCTTCTGCACCGCCGACCAACGCGCCAAGTTCTTCCGCCAACTCCCTGATTTCGAAAGGATGTTGGTCGACGAAGGCATCACCCTCGTCAAGCTTTGGCTCGAAGTCGGCCGCGCCGAGCAACTGCGCCGCTTCCTCGCCCGCGAGGGCGACCCGCTCAAGCAATGGAAGCTGTCGTCCATCGACATCGACGGTCTGGGCAAATGGGACGCATACAGTCAGGCCATCGACGAAACGATGCAGAAATCACATTTCGACCATGCGCCTTGGACCGTCATCCTGTCGGATGACAAGAAACGCGCCCGCATCGCCGCGATCCAGACGGTTCTGCTTGCGGTCGATTACAAGGGCCGCGACAAGGCGCTGATAGGCACGCCCGATCCCGCGATCTGCGGCACGCCCGACCTGCGCCCCAAGGACTGA
- a CDS encoding ABC transporter ATP-binding protein: MIEFRDVHKYYGDYHALRGITGTIRPGEFFSLLGPSGCGKTTLLRTIAGFEGISSGAVLVDGRDMAGVPANKRPTNMVFQSYAIFPHLSVEENVGFGLRKDPRSAADKARAVGEALEMVGLKGYGKRAAHALSGGQRQRVALARALILKPKVLLLDEPLSALDKKMREQMQMELIKLQRQVGITFILVTHDQEEALVMSDRIAVMFEGEIAQLADPETLYRRPNSRKVADFIGTMNFLPAKVVGETGESVEIDAAGFGRFAIAPSQVMGGKTNEGATVGFRPETLTILFDGSAPSDRETAGTIEEVVYFGDMTYYDVRIDGTETAVRISMRNVFGRPVLDIGARARVGWSAGALVLFR; this comes from the coding sequence ATGATCGAGTTCAGGGATGTGCATAAGTATTACGGCGATTACCACGCCTTGCGCGGGATCACCGGCACGATCCGGCCGGGCGAGTTCTTTTCGCTGCTGGGGCCATCGGGCTGTGGAAAGACAACGCTGCTGCGGACGATTGCGGGGTTCGAGGGGATTTCGTCGGGCGCTGTGCTGGTGGACGGGCGCGACATGGCGGGGGTGCCTGCCAACAAGCGGCCGACCAATATGGTGTTCCAGTCCTACGCTATCTTCCCGCATCTGAGCGTGGAAGAAAACGTGGGCTTCGGTCTTCGCAAAGACCCGCGTTCCGCCGCCGACAAGGCGCGGGCAGTGGGCGAGGCTTTGGAGATGGTCGGCCTGAAGGGCTATGGCAAGCGGGCGGCGCATGCGCTTTCGGGCGGGCAGCGGCAGCGGGTTGCGCTGGCGCGGGCGCTGATCCTGAAGCCGAAGGTGCTGCTGCTGGACGAGCCGCTGAGCGCGCTTGACAAGAAGATGCGCGAACAGATGCAGATGGAGCTGATCAAGCTGCAACGGCAGGTGGGGATCACCTTTATCCTCGTGACGCATGACCAGGAAGAAGCCTTGGTCATGTCGGACCGGATCGCTGTGATGTTCGAGGGCGAGATCGCACAGCTTGCCGATCCGGAAACGCTGTATCGGCGGCCAAACAGCCGCAAGGTGGCAGATTTCATCGGGACGATGAATTTCCTGCCAGCCAAGGTGGTGGGCGAGACGGGCGAGAGTGTCGAGATCGACGCGGCGGGATTTGGCCGGTTTGCGATTGCCCCGTCGCAGGTTATGGGTGGCAAGACGAACGAGGGGGCCACGGTCGGCTTCCGCCCCGAGACGCTGACGATCCTGTTCGACGGATCGGCGCCAAGCGACCGCGAGACTGCCGGCACAATCGAAGAGGTCGTCTATTTCGGCGACATGACCTATTACGATGTGCGGATCGACGGGACGGAAACTGCGGTGCGTATTTCGATGCGTAACGTCTTTGGGCGGCCTGTGCTGGACATCGGGGCGCGGGCGCGGGTGGGGTGGTCTGCGGGGGCGCTGGTGCTGTTCCGCTAG
- a CDS encoding ABC transporter permease: MKAPALRSYTIAYLVFLYAPIILLPLFAFNDSKVIAFPLSGFTTNWFSVMWADQNLWNAAKNSLVISTSVAVFSTVLGLFAARATTRFKFPAKGAAIGLIMLPLVLPEMIVAMSMLVVLLAVGVPLSIFTIILGHVLLCTPFAVAILTSAFQSLDQSLEEAALDQGETPLSTFWLIILPLVMPGIISSALICFTISLDEFIMAYFLGGNEPVLSTYIFGQFRFPARVPAIMALGTILVCLSITLLAIAEYFRRRGIAKAGGKDTGGFL, encoded by the coding sequence ATGAAGGCTCCGGCGCTACGCAGCTATACAATTGCCTATCTGGTGTTCCTTTACGCCCCGATCATCCTGCTGCCGCTGTTCGCCTTCAACGACAGCAAGGTCATCGCCTTTCCCTTGTCGGGCTTTACCACGAACTGGTTTTCGGTGATGTGGGCCGACCAGAACCTGTGGAACGCGGCGAAGAATTCATTGGTGATATCGACATCCGTTGCTGTGTTTTCCACGGTGCTTGGCCTGTTTGCCGCGCGGGCGACGACGCGGTTCAAGTTTCCGGCCAAAGGTGCGGCGATCGGGTTGATCATGCTGCCCTTGGTGTTGCCCGAGATGATCGTGGCCATGTCGATGCTGGTGGTTCTGCTGGCTGTCGGCGTGCCTTTGTCGATCTTTACCATCATTCTGGGGCATGTCCTGCTCTGCACGCCCTTTGCCGTGGCGATCCTGACATCGGCATTCCAGTCGCTTGACCAGTCGCTTGAAGAAGCTGCGCTGGATCAGGGCGAGACGCCGCTTTCGACGTTCTGGCTGATCATCCTGCCCTTGGTCATGCCGGGGATCATCTCGTCGGCGCTGATCTGTTTCACCATCAGCCTTGACGAGTTCATCATGGCCTATTTCCTTGGCGGGAACGAGCCGGTGCTGTCGACCTATATCTTTGGCCAGTTCCGGTTTCCGGCGCGGGTGCCGGCGATCATGGCGCTTGGCACCATCCTTGTCTGCCTGTCGATCACCCTGCTTGCGATTGCAGAATATTTCCGCCGCCGTGGCATCGCGAAAGCCGGCGGTAAAGATACCGGAGGCTTCCTGTGA
- a CDS encoding ABC transporter permease encodes MAQNNGAAERRSEAASGWMLISPTFIYAVLLLAAPLLAVLFYALTLKETGGFSFGNFWEVWTKPIYQKLMGRSLTVSLSVTVVTVLLAYPVAYFVSFHVHPSKKSLWLFLITIPFWTSYLIRVFLWKVILGYNGVINSGLMSIGIIDEPLQAINYNVQAMILTLAHAYAPFAILPIFVSLEKIDRSLLEAGQDLGESRWLTFLRVTLPLSMAGVIAAVLIVFIPTVGDYVTPDLIGGGKLPMIANMIEVTMLKQNDRHMGSAIAMTAMLIVAVVSLVFLFLNKRFLRGAK; translated from the coding sequence ATGGCGCAAAACAATGGGGCCGCCGAACGCCGATCCGAGGCCGCAAGCGGCTGGATGCTGATCAGCCCGACCTTTATCTATGCCGTGCTGCTGCTTGCCGCACCTTTGCTTGCAGTGCTGTTCTATGCGCTGACGTTGAAAGAGACGGGCGGGTTCAGCTTTGGTAATTTCTGGGAAGTCTGGACCAAGCCGATTTACCAAAAGCTGATGGGCCGGTCGCTGACGGTTTCGCTTTCGGTGACGGTGGTGACGGTGCTGCTGGCCTATCCGGTGGCCTATTTCGTCAGCTTCCACGTGCATCCGAGCAAAAAGTCGCTCTGGCTGTTCTTGATCACGATTCCATTCTGGACCAGCTATCTGATCCGCGTGTTTCTGTGGAAAGTCATCCTTGGCTATAACGGCGTGATCAATTCGGGCCTGATGAGCATCGGGATCATCGACGAGCCGTTGCAGGCGATCAATTACAACGTTCAGGCGATGATCCTGACCCTGGCCCATGCCTATGCGCCCTTTGCCATTCTGCCGATCTTCGTCAGTCTGGAAAAGATCGACCGCTCGCTGCTGGAAGCGGGGCAGGATCTGGGCGAAAGCCGCTGGCTGACGTTCCTGCGGGTGACCTTGCCGCTGTCGATGGCAGGTGTGATCGCGGCGGTGCTGATCGTGTTCATTCCGACGGTTGGCGATTATGTGACGCCTGACCTGATCGGGGGCGGCAAGCTGCCGATGATCGCCAATATGATCGAGGTGACGATGCTGAAACAGAACGACCGGCATATGGGATCGGCGATTGCCATGACGGCGATGTTGATCGTGGCAGTGGTCAGTCTGGTCTTTTTGTTCCTGAACAAGCGGTTCCTGCGGGGGGCGAAATGA
- a CDS encoding aminotransferase-like domain-containing protein produces MTETIWKPDLAQYPGPKYLALSRALREAIRSGAMAEGVQLPTVRDLAWSLGVTPGTVSRAYALATQEGLLAATVGRGTFVAAREPRLGPTQPLVIERENGGRIDLRAPRLPEVGQEAAIAAVLRDLAGKVGPDWVDYTTQRAEQPLRTAVCDWLSDRMLGAFGPDDIALTAGGQNAISLILLCCLRGDRPVVLTEELAYPGFRHAARLARADVVGVETDAEGMIPEALEAACRRHGAQVLCVTPEAQNPTGVRMSVERREKIVALARHFNLQVIEDDCYSLSESDWPTLRALAPERVWHVGSLSKTVSAALRFGYVVCPAGMGETGRITVQHAYFALAKPVSDICLALFESGAAAQIRARVAEELAVKVETVVAALGRYDLTWQPGLRFAFLRLPQGWRGSTFVREAEAAGVLVRSADEYALSHGRAPHAVRIAFAGNISPDEFGRAMATLAGLLARPPYDPAV; encoded by the coding sequence GTGACAGAGACAATTTGGAAGCCGGATCTGGCACAATATCCCGGCCCGAAATACCTCGCCCTTAGCAGGGCGCTGCGCGAGGCGATCCGGTCAGGCGCGATGGCCGAGGGGGTGCAGCTTCCGACGGTGCGCGATCTGGCATGGTCGCTCGGGGTGACGCCGGGCACGGTGAGCCGGGCCTATGCGCTGGCAACGCAAGAGGGGCTTTTGGCGGCGACAGTGGGGCGGGGCACCTTTGTGGCCGCCCGCGAACCACGGCTCGGTCCGACGCAGCCTTTGGTCATCGAGCGCGAGAATGGCGGGCGGATCGACCTGCGCGCCCCGCGCCTGCCCGAGGTGGGGCAAGAGGCGGCGATTGCGGCGGTGCTGCGCGATCTGGCGGGCAAGGTGGGGCCGGATTGGGTGGATTACACCACGCAGCGGGCCGAGCAGCCGTTACGCACGGCGGTTTGCGACTGGCTGTCGGACCGGATGCTCGGCGCGTTCGGGCCGGATGACATTGCGCTGACGGCGGGCGGGCAGAATGCGATCAGCCTGATCTTGCTGTGCTGTCTGCGCGGGGACCGCCCGGTCGTGCTGACCGAGGAGTTGGCCTATCCCGGTTTTCGCCATGCCGCACGGCTGGCGCGGGCCGATGTGGTGGGGGTGGAAACCGATGCCGAGGGCATGATCCCCGAGGCGCTCGAGGCTGCCTGTCGTCGCCACGGGGCGCAGGTGCTGTGCGTGACTCCCGAAGCACAGAACCCGACGGGGGTGCGGATGTCGGTCGAGCGGCGCGAGAAGATCGTGGCGCTGGCGCGGCATTTCAATTTGCAGGTGATCGAGGACGATTGCTACAGCCTGTCGGAATCGGATTGGCCGACGCTGCGCGCGCTGGCGCCGGAACGGGTGTGGCACGTAGGCAGCCTTTCAAAGACGGTGAGTGCGGCCTTGCGTTTCGGCTATGTGGTCTGCCCTGCGGGCATGGGCGAGACGGGGCGGATCACGGTGCAACATGCCTATTTCGCGCTGGCAAAGCCGGTGTCGGACATCTGCCTTGCGCTGTTCGAAAGCGGGGCTGCGGCGCAGATCCGCGCGCGGGTGGCAGAAGAATTGGCGGTGAAGGTCGAAACGGTGGTAGCAGCTCTCGGGCGCTATGATCTGACATGGCAACCGGGTCTGCGCTTTGCCTTTCTGCGCCTGCCGCAGGGGTGGCGAGGGTCGACATTTGTGCGCGAGGCGGAAGCGGCCGGGGTGCTCGTGCGGTCGGCCGATGAATACGCGCTGAGCCACGGGCGTGCGCCCCATGCGGTGCGGATCGCCTTTGCCGGCAATATCAGCCCCGACGAATTTGGCCGCGCCATGGCGACGCTGGCGGGCCTTTTGGCGCGGCCGCCCTATGATCCGGCGGTTTGA
- a CDS encoding DUF1127 domain-containing protein, translated as MSPRLHALHLPASLPPLSRMLVSVALVLANWEDRRRTRTSLARLDDHLLQDIGLGADSAASEFAKPFWRD; from the coding sequence ATGTCTCCGCGGCTCCACGCCTTGCACCTGCCCGCCAGCCTGCCGCCGCTTTCGCGGATGCTGGTGTCCGTGGCTCTGGTTCTTGCAAACTGGGAGGACCGCCGCCGCACTCGTACATCACTGGCGCGGCTCGATGATCACCTGCTTCAGGATATCGGCCTTGGCGCAGACAGCGCGGCCAGCGAATTCGCCAAACCCTTTTGGCGCGACTGA
- the kdsA gene encoding 3-deoxy-8-phosphooctulonate synthase, whose amino-acid sequence MKTVKIGGLSVSNDSPLLVIAGPCQLESLDHAQMIAGTMAEACAKAGAQYVFKASYDKANRTSLKGRRGLGMEAGLRVLEAIKAMGMPVLTDIHDAEQARAAAGVVDIIQIPAFLCRQTDLLIAAGETGAVVNIKKGQFLAPWDMANVAEKVASTGNERILLTERGASFGYNTLVADMRSLPTMAKTGYPVIMDATHSVQQPGGQGNSSGGQREFAPVMARCAVAIGIAGVFIETHEAPDTAPSDGPNMIPLAEMAGLVASLMDFDRLAKANPLRV is encoded by the coding sequence ATGAAGACGGTTAAGATCGGTGGGCTGTCGGTCAGCAATGACAGCCCGCTTCTGGTGATTGCGGGGCCTTGCCAGCTGGAAAGTCTGGACCATGCCCAGATGATCGCAGGCACAATGGCCGAGGCCTGTGCCAAGGCGGGCGCGCAATATGTGTTCAAGGCCAGCTACGACAAGGCGAACCGCACCAGCCTGAAGGGGCGGCGCGGGCTGGGGATGGAGGCCGGGCTTCGGGTTCTGGAAGCCATCAAGGCGATGGGGATGCCGGTCTTGACCGACATTCACGACGCCGAGCAGGCGCGGGCTGCGGCGGGGGTGGTGGATATCATCCAGATCCCGGCGTTCCTGTGCCGCCAGACCGACCTTTTGATCGCGGCTGGCGAGACGGGAGCGGTGGTCAATATCAAGAAGGGGCAGTTTCTGGCGCCCTGGGATATGGCGAATGTGGCTGAAAAGGTCGCTTCGACCGGCAACGAACGGATCTTGCTGACCGAGCGGGGCGCGAGTTTCGGGTATAACACGCTGGTCGCCGACATGCGGTCTTTGCCGACCATGGCGAAAACCGGCTACCCGGTCATCATGGATGCGACCCATTCGGTGCAGCAACCGGGAGGTCAGGGCAATTCATCGGGCGGGCAGCGCGAATTCGCGCCGGTCATGGCACGCTGTGCGGTGGCGATCGGCATTGCGGGCGTGTTCATCGAAACGCATGAAGCGCCCGATACCGCGCCAAGCGACGGGCCGAACATGATACCGCTGGCCGAAATGGCGGGCTTGGTCGCCAGCCTGATGGATTTTGACCGTCTGGCCAAGGCAAACCCGCTGCGGGTGTGA